One Dethiosulfovibrio faecalis genomic window carries:
- a CDS encoding MIP/aquaporin family protein, with protein MNNLFGEFLGTLVLCAFGNGICACCLLNKSKGQNAGWLMINIGWGIAVTMGVFTAIACGAPQADINPAVTLTKLMGGVYTLPHALITMSVQIAGGFCGAVVAWLCYLGHWEATDDKGIKLGVFATGPAIRNTPANLITEIIGTMALIVLIMVIFSVPVGGSAGLVSGFGPFLVGFLVLAIGTAFGGPTGYAINPARDLGPRIAHAVLPIAGKGGSDWGYSWIPIVGPFIGAGLSYAIVKAIGVAFVG; from the coding sequence GTGAACAATCTATTCGGCGAGTTTTTGGGAACGTTGGTCTTATGCGCTTTCGGTAACGGAATATGTGCCTGCTGTCTTCTGAATAAATCCAAGGGACAAAACGCAGGGTGGTTGATGATCAATATCGGATGGGGAATCGCCGTCACCATGGGGGTGTTTACCGCCATCGCCTGCGGAGCTCCTCAGGCGGATATCAATCCTGCGGTGACTCTCACTAAGCTGATGGGAGGAGTATATACTCTGCCTCACGCTTTGATAACCATGTCCGTTCAGATTGCCGGAGGTTTTTGCGGCGCGGTTGTAGCCTGGCTATGTTACCTCGGGCACTGGGAGGCAACGGACGACAAGGGGATAAAACTCGGCGTATTCGCGACTGGTCCCGCTATACGCAATACACCTGCCAACCTTATAACCGAGATAATAGGGACCATGGCTCTTATCGTGCTGATAATGGTGATTTTTTCCGTTCCCGTCGGAGGCTCAGCCGGTCTCGTATCTGGATTTGGCCCTTTCTTGGTGGGTTTTCTGGTCTTGGCTATAGGGACGGCTTTCGGAGGACCTACCGGCTATGCGATCAATCCCGCCCGCGATCTGGGACCTCGAATCGCCCATGCCGTACTCCCGATAGCCGGAAAAGGCGGATCGGACTGGGGCTATTCCTGGATTCCCATAGTTGGTCCCTTCATAGGAGCAGGGCTTTCCTATGCGATCGTTAAGGCCATAGGGGTAGCTTTCGTAGGATAG
- a CDS encoding BMC domain-containing protein gives MSLVFRAIGAIELISVAKGFSVADGMVKAADVKLLAARTLCPGKFIVIVAGQVGAVSSSLEMGLSIGGETVSDFTSIPNVHPAVFPALMCSTELDTMKDLGVVETMSATSAIEAADAAAKASKVSLIEIRIGQGMGAKAFLSFSGEISDVRSALKSARSVVEDRGLLVDAVVISAPDRQLKDAIR, from the coding sequence ATGAGTTTGGTTTTCCGTGCCATTGGGGCCATCGAATTGATAAGCGTGGCGAAGGGTTTTTCTGTAGCTGACGGTATGGTCAAAGCGGCCGACGTTAAGCTTCTGGCCGCCAGAACATTATGTCCTGGAAAGTTTATCGTCATAGTCGCCGGTCAGGTTGGGGCGGTCTCAAGTTCATTGGAGATGGGACTGTCGATCGGAGGCGAGACAGTTTCCGATTTCACGTCCATACCGAACGTCCATCCTGCAGTATTTCCGGCTCTTATGTGTTCTACCGAGTTGGATACGATGAAAGATCTGGGCGTGGTGGAGACCATGTCCGCCACTTCGGCGATAGAGGCCGCCGACGCCGCGGCCAAGGCGTCCAAGGTCAGCTTGATAGAGATAAGGATCGGTCAGGGAATGGGAGCCAAGGCTTTTCTGTCCTTTTCAGGAGAGATCTCCGACGTTCGTTCCGCCTTGAAGTCTGCCAGATCCGTTGTGGAGGACAGAGGACTCTTGGTAGATGCGGTCGTCATAAGCGCCCCTGACAGGCAATTGAAAGACGCGATAAGGTAA
- a CDS encoding 4Fe-4S dicluster domain-containing protein has translation MIAPDLLNKVLAAGVVGAGGAGFPTHVKLSADGVHTYLVNGAECEPLLRNNMVLFDEKTPFLVETAYKVGAILGAEKVLFCVKRKHVSQIDKLRLAGADVFEMDDYYPAGDEIILIQEATGLTVPEGGLPLQVGVVVNNVETLYNLGRAMEDAPVIRTWVTVGGAVANPGVWSVPIGTIASELVALAGGETIPNPVYVDGGPMTGTYRESAEFSLGKRSNGILVIPSDSALVRYETMPVETIIRQARYACCQCTQCTMVCSRHLIGYELEPHKVMRAMAYPEQRTPEILKMAMLCSDCNLCSGLHGCPMQLSPRRVNQLLKASFREKKVKFSFDKALDGPDENRPYRLLPSKRLVRRIGLTGWDVDCPFMGEYAPLRVDIAMGQHIGAPCIPIVQVGQEVSEGQTIGVVPEGALGAPVHSSVNGSVESVSDSSVVIKARKG, from the coding sequence ATGATTGCCCCCGATCTGCTGAATAAGGTCCTTGCTGCCGGGGTCGTGGGAGCCGGAGGTGCCGGTTTCCCCACTCACGTCAAGCTCTCAGCCGACGGCGTACATACGTATCTGGTAAACGGAGCGGAATGCGAGCCGCTGTTGAGAAACAACATGGTCCTATTCGACGAAAAGACCCCCTTTCTCGTCGAAACCGCCTATAAGGTCGGAGCGATCCTCGGCGCAGAAAAGGTTCTTTTCTGCGTGAAGAGAAAACATGTCTCCCAGATAGACAAACTCAGGCTGGCCGGGGCCGATGTTTTCGAGATGGACGATTATTATCCGGCGGGCGACGAGATAATCCTGATTCAGGAGGCCACGGGATTGACAGTTCCAGAAGGAGGCCTTCCCCTTCAGGTCGGAGTGGTGGTCAACAACGTGGAGACCCTGTACAACCTGGGGCGGGCCATGGAAGACGCTCCTGTTATCAGGACCTGGGTTACCGTCGGAGGTGCCGTCGCCAATCCCGGGGTCTGGTCGGTTCCGATAGGCACTATAGCGTCGGAGCTTGTTGCCCTGGCCGGTGGGGAGACCATCCCTAATCCGGTCTACGTGGACGGGGGACCTATGACGGGAACCTACAGAGAGTCGGCGGAATTCTCTTTAGGCAAGAGATCCAACGGGATATTGGTCATCCCATCCGACTCGGCATTGGTCCGCTACGAGACCATGCCGGTGGAGACCATAATCCGTCAGGCTCGTTACGCCTGTTGCCAATGTACCCAATGTACCATGGTTTGTTCCAGACACCTGATAGGTTACGAGCTGGAACCTCACAAGGTGATGAGGGCCATGGCTTATCCGGAGCAGAGGACCCCGGAGATACTGAAGATGGCTATGCTCTGTTCCGATTGCAACCTGTGCAGCGGCCTTCACGGCTGTCCTATGCAGTTGAGCCCCAGAAGGGTGAATCAACTTTTGAAGGCTTCTTTCAGGGAGAAAAAGGTCAAGTTCTCCTTTGACAAAGCCCTGGATGGACCTGACGAAAACAGACCGTATCGACTGCTACCGAGCAAGCGGCTGGTAAGGCGTATAGGACTTACCGGATGGGATGTAGATTGTCCCTTTATGGGCGAATACGCTCCTCTCCGTGTGGATATAGCGATGGGGCAGCATATAGGGGCTCCCTGTATCCCGATCGTCCAGGTAGGACAGGAGGTCTCGGAGGGGCAGACCATCGGCGTCGTGCCGGAAGGAGCGTTAGGGGCGCCGGTTCATTCGTCGGTAAACGGATCCGTGGAATCGGTTAGCGATAGCTCGGTGGTCATAAAAGCCAGGAAGGGGTGA
- a CDS encoding aldehyde dehydrogenase family protein, with the protein MKPMDEKMLHELVSAVVKRISSEDVVKDGGFSPAFEKVDDAVEVSVKAQRKWQFEYSLDKKKFIINSLKADLLPQVEEFSSLALKDTGMGNLKDKIMKNRLAIEKTPGPEFIRTSCTTGDEGLVLEEHAPFGVIASITPSTNPTASVINNTICMLSAGNSVVFAPHPGAAESSIDMVQRVHDSLISHGAPEGIITVLSRISMENVGALMSHPAVRLVSATGGPGVVNAALSSGKPAIGAGPGNPPVVVDETAHVEQAAKDIVAGCSFDNNLPCTSEKALIVVNCVADQLKRKMLEEGAFELKDPAKIQALKEATLNEKRTDPNRDFVGKDAVWILERIGIKAPGNVRLILVECELDDPIIQVEMLMPVLGMVRVPDFDAALEAAIKTEHGFRHSALIHSTNVDHMSVMAKVMETTMFTKNGPSFSTLGFGGECPTAFTIATTTGQGPTTPLSFCRLRRCNLHGSFRIV; encoded by the coding sequence ATGAAGCCGATGGATGAGAAGATGCTTCATGAACTCGTCTCTGCCGTAGTGAAAAGGATATCCTCCGAGGATGTAGTCAAGGATGGCGGATTTTCTCCGGCCTTCGAGAAGGTAGACGATGCCGTCGAGGTTTCCGTGAAAGCGCAGAGAAAGTGGCAGTTCGAATATTCACTGGACAAGAAGAAGTTCATTATAAACTCTCTCAAAGCGGACCTTCTCCCTCAGGTTGAGGAATTTTCTTCTCTGGCCTTGAAGGATACGGGCATGGGGAACCTGAAGGACAAGATAATGAAGAACCGTCTCGCCATAGAGAAGACCCCCGGTCCCGAGTTTATACGTACCTCCTGCACCACCGGGGACGAAGGACTGGTGTTGGAGGAGCACGCTCCATTCGGTGTGATAGCTTCGATAACTCCGTCCACCAATCCGACCGCCTCGGTCATAAACAACACGATCTGTATGCTCTCCGCCGGGAACAGCGTCGTGTTCGCTCCACATCCCGGAGCTGCCGAGAGCAGCATCGATATGGTCCAGCGAGTACACGATTCCTTGATATCCCACGGCGCTCCCGAGGGCATAATCACTGTGTTATCCCGCATCAGCATGGAGAACGTCGGAGCCCTCATGTCCCATCCTGCGGTTCGTCTGGTCTCGGCTACGGGAGGTCCCGGAGTCGTCAACGCAGCCCTTTCCTCCGGGAAGCCCGCCATAGGAGCCGGTCCTGGAAACCCCCCGGTGGTGGTGGACGAAACCGCTCACGTGGAACAGGCCGCCAAGGATATAGTGGCGGGGTGTTCCTTCGACAACAACCTCCCCTGCACATCCGAGAAGGCTCTGATAGTGGTCAACTGCGTCGCCGATCAGCTTAAGAGAAAGATGCTGGAGGAGGGAGCCTTCGAGCTCAAGGATCCGGCAAAGATACAGGCTCTCAAAGAGGCGACCCTCAACGAAAAACGAACCGATCCAAACAGAGATTTCGTCGGCAAAGACGCGGTGTGGATCTTGGAGAGGATCGGCATAAAGGCGCCCGGGAACGTCAGACTCATCCTCGTGGAATGCGAGCTGGACGACCCCATAATCCAGGTCGAGATGCTGATGCCCGTCCTCGGTATGGTGAGGGTCCCCGATTTCGATGCGGCTCTCGAGGCTGCCATAAAGACGGAGCACGGTTTCAGGCATTCCGCCCTGATCCACAGCACCAACGTCGATCACATGAGCGTTATGGCCAAGGTCATGGAGACCACTATGTTCACGAAGAACGGTCCTTCTTTCTCTACCTTGGGGTTCGGAGGCGAGTGTCCCACTGCATTCACCATAGCCACCACCACCGGCCAGGGACCGACCACCCCCCTTTCGTTCTGTAGACTGCGCAGGTGTAACCTCCACGGTTCGTTCAGGATCGTCTGA